In one window of bacterium DNA:
- a CDS encoding aminotransferase class V-fold PLP-dependent enzyme, which produces MSPDEFRRRGREVVDWIADYWARIENLPVASRAAPGEVRGKLPAEPPQHGEPFADVMRDLDEIILPGVTHWQSPGWFGYFPANVSGPSVLGELLSAGLGVQGMLWSTSPACTELESHVLDWLVAMLDLPRAFLSDGPGGGVIQDTASSATLCALLAARERSGGGGGRIIAYGSTETHSSLEKAVRIAGLGTGGLRLVAVDDARAMRPDALAEAIGADLAAGRRPVFVCATLGTTSSHAVDPVRAIGEICRAHGAWLHVDAAHAGTAALCPEFRWLNDGLSAADSYCFNPHKWMFTNFDCDCFWVADRRPLLGALSILPEYLRNAPTESGAVIDYRDWHVPLGRRFRALKLWLVIRHYGIDGLRHHVREHVRLAQVFAGWVREDADWEVAAPAPLNLVCFRHRGGDEVNGRIMETVNAGGRIFITHTRLDGRLTLRLSVGQTHTEKRHVEMAWDLLRGAAGG; this is translated from the coding sequence ATGTCCCCCGACGAGTTCCGCCGCCGCGGCCGCGAGGTGGTGGACTGGATCGCCGACTACTGGGCGCGCATCGAGAATCTGCCGGTCGCCAGCCGCGCCGCGCCCGGAGAGGTGCGTGGCAAGCTGCCCGCGGAGCCGCCGCAGCACGGCGAGCCCTTCGCGGACGTCATGCGCGACCTCGACGAGATCATCCTGCCCGGCGTGACGCACTGGCAGTCGCCCGGCTGGTTCGGCTACTTCCCCGCCAACGTCTCGGGGCCGTCGGTGCTGGGAGAGCTGCTGTCGGCCGGTCTCGGCGTCCAGGGCATGCTCTGGTCCACCAGTCCCGCCTGCACCGAGCTGGAAAGCCACGTGCTCGACTGGCTGGTCGCCATGCTCGATCTGCCCCGCGCCTTCCTGTCGGACGGCCCCGGCGGCGGCGTGATCCAGGACACGGCCTCCAGCGCCACCCTCTGCGCCCTGCTGGCCGCCCGGGAGCGGAGCGGCGGCGGCGGCGGCCGGATCATCGCCTACGGCTCGACGGAGACCCACTCCTCCCTGGAGAAGGCGGTCCGCATCGCGGGGCTCGGCACCGGCGGCCTGCGCCTGGTCGCGGTGGACGACGCGCGTGCCATGCGTCCGGACGCCCTGGCCGAGGCCATCGGCGCCGATCTCGCCGCGGGCCGGCGTCCCGTCTTCGTCTGCGCGACCCTCGGCACCACCTCGAGCCACGCCGTCGATCCGGTGCGCGCGATCGGCGAGATCTGCCGCGCGCACGGCGCCTGGCTGCACGTCGACGCCGCCCACGCCGGCACCGCCGCCCTCTGCCCCGAGTTCCGCTGGCTCAACGACGGGCTCTCGGCGGCCGACAGCTACTGCTTCAACCCGCACAAGTGGATGTTCACCAACTTCGACTGCGACTGCTTCTGGGTGGCCGACCGCCGTCCCCTGCTGGGCGCCCTGTCCATCCTGCCCGAATACCTGCGCAACGCTCCCACCGAGAGCGGAGCGGTCATCGACTACCGCGACTGGCACGTCCCGCTGGGCCGACGTTTCCGGGCGCTCAAGTTATGGTTGGTGATCCGGCACTACGGCATCGACGGGCTGCGCCATCACGTGCGCGAGCATGTGCGCCTGGCGCAGGTCTTCGCGGGGTGGGTGCGCGAGGATGCGGACTGGGAGGTGGCGGCGCCGGCGCCCCTGAACCTGGTCTGCTTCCGCCATCGCGGCGGCGACGAGGTGAACGGGCGCATCATGGAAACGGTGAACGCCGGCGGGCGCATCTTCATCACCCACACCAGGCTGGACGGGCGCCTGACCCTGCGCCTGAGCGTGGGCCAGACGCATACAGAGAAGCGGCACGTGGAGATGGCCTGGGATCTTCTGCGCGGGGCGGCGGGAGGATAG
- a CDS encoding M48 family metallopeptidase, producing the protein MSPTTAARRSVALIHNKPVHYQVRRSRRARSLSLHVSHHKGLEVVLPWRWTLTDVDRALDEHADWIDRQVDQYDVRRGPAVRELTTGHRVLVFGEPCALRLEALDGSRRRGRVSAENGSLRVRLAPEDRLDPRPALELWLRKLARTHLKARVRDLSAAHGFSPGKVIVGERTTRWGSCSSRGNLSFCYRLVMAPPAVIDAVVCHELCHLTHLNHGPRFHALQDRTCPDHRRLMAWLREHHDEMVI; encoded by the coding sequence TTGAGTCCGACCACCGCCGCGCGGCGCTCTGTAGCCCTGATCCACAACAAGCCGGTCCACTATCAGGTGCGGCGCAGCCGACGGGCGCGCAGCCTCAGCCTGCACGTCAGTCACCACAAGGGACTCGAGGTGGTGCTGCCCTGGCGCTGGACCCTGACCGACGTGGACCGCGCCCTGGACGAGCACGCCGACTGGATCGACCGCCAGGTCGACCAGTACGACGTGCGTCGCGGCCCTGCCGTGCGCGAACTGACCACCGGCCACCGCGTACTCGTCTTCGGCGAGCCGTGCGCGTTGCGGCTCGAAGCCCTCGATGGATCCCGCCGCCGCGGCCGGGTGAGCGCCGAGAACGGTTCCCTGCGCGTGAGGCTGGCGCCCGAGGACAGGCTGGACCCCCGCCCGGCCCTGGAGCTCTGGTTGCGCAAGCTGGCGCGCACCCATCTCAAGGCGCGGGTACGCGACCTGTCGGCTGCCCACGGCTTCAGTCCCGGCAAGGTGATCGTCGGCGAGCGCACTACCCGCTGGGGCAGCTGCTCGAGCCGCGGCAACCTCTCGTTCTGCTACCGGCTGGTCATGGCGCCGCCGGCGGTGATCGACGCGGTGGTCTGCCACGAGCTGTGCCACCTGACCCACCTCAATCACGGCCCGCGATTCCACGCCCTGCAGGACCGGACCTGTCCGGACCATCGCCGGCTCATGGCGTGGCTGCGCGAGCATCATGACGAGATGGTG
- a CDS encoding LysR family transcriptional regulator gives MHLSTSQLEAFHTAAKLESFTKAASRLHLTQSALSQRIRKLEDGLETCLFVRAPGGIRLTEAGQRLLQYCRDRETLDTGLAGDLGGAAEGGLSGALRIAGYSSVMRSAVVPALGPLLRGNPGVHCEFFVREMGELPGMLKRAEAEFVVVDRALDWRDVITHTLGREEYVAIESATHRTREDVYLDHDPEDHATHWFFRDQPDVPRYRRSYMGDVYGILDGVAHGLGRAVMSRHLIGTDSGVRILPQYEPCAVDVVLHRYTECHASRLHAAALEALQAGCPGYLGMTPD, from the coding sequence ATGCACCTGTCGACGAGTCAGCTGGAAGCCTTCCATACCGCCGCGAAGCTCGAGAGCTTCACCAAGGCGGCCAGCCGGCTGCACCTGACCCAATCCGCGCTCTCCCAGCGGATCCGCAAGCTGGAGGACGGCCTCGAGACGTGTCTGTTCGTGCGCGCCCCCGGCGGCATCCGTCTGACCGAGGCCGGGCAGCGTCTGCTGCAGTACTGCCGCGACCGCGAAACGCTGGACACGGGTCTGGCCGGAGACCTGGGCGGGGCGGCCGAGGGCGGACTGTCCGGCGCGCTGCGCATCGCCGGGTATTCCTCGGTGATGCGCTCGGCGGTGGTTCCCGCCCTGGGGCCGCTGCTGCGCGGGAATCCGGGCGTGCATTGCGAGTTTTTCGTGCGCGAGATGGGCGAGCTGCCCGGGATGCTCAAGCGGGCCGAAGCCGAATTCGTGGTCGTCGATCGCGCGCTGGACTGGCGGGACGTGATCACGCACACGCTGGGACGGGAGGAATACGTGGCCATCGAGAGCGCCACGCACCGGACGCGCGAGGATGTCTACCTGGACCACGATCCCGAGGATCACGCCACCCACTGGTTCTTCCGCGACCAGCCGGACGTCCCCCGCTACCGCCGCTCTTACATGGGCGACGTCTACGGCATCCTCGACGGCGTGGCTCACGGTCTCGGGCGCGCGGTCATGTCGCGGCACCTGATCGGGACGGACAGCGGCGTGCGGATCCTGCCGCAGTACGAACCGTGCGCGGTGGACGTCGTCCTGCACCGTTACACCGAATGCCACGCCTCGCGGCTGCACGCGGCCGCGCTCGAAGCCTTGCAGGCCGGCTGCCCGGGTTACCTGGGCATGACGCCGGATTGA
- a CDS encoding GWxTD domain-containing protein, translating to MTARRGPDALVLLLLTATLAALLAGSAGAALVRPYPGYGNFPITVDVAYRWQDDGSLDLEVLVEVRSGHLMFVRAMRELPFQSDLDVAIRLEGLDGSLHELDEHVVIRERTLEDATFQDRVHNLAFLLANVTAPGGDLGVRVVDRHQERRGARGFRDRPNAFSEMHCYWVAPEPPSDFAGFSLGDPLFLRGYRDVDIFGRSILRDVDEARAAMLEHLHLGRLYGLRQRFLQFAYEVYPPDENRADVLTHDGLLVQVVSRELRFSVTDTLAFDDTQRTNLGLGRPVMVFHEIDVESLPPGAYLLSCAPLDGKGRPWVTEFDVVWSMSVPRRRGDEELAVARLLLPPDAVAAFGGADPVGRTDMLDAFWAPLDPEPDTPQNEAWIEFQERIGYVRQHLGGFSLDGSLDPRAEVYLRLGTPSRVVFERDPSNESLRTDPHQDKWTDFKGFVDSYQGMNTISVGGVSPSMSGDKSATSDMSVQHPGRGQTTGRFPGSRTEPLIGTYQHRLARHSRGNTFTQEPVSETWVYAHGGFPLFPHTWSDCVPRGFQFVFLPEKGSYHLLRVGEPAPED from the coding sequence ATGACGGCTCGACGCGGTCCCGACGCTCTCGTTCTGCTGCTCCTCACCGCGACCCTCGCCGCGCTCCTGGCCGGCTCGGCGGGCGCGGCGCTGGTGCGGCCCTATCCCGGTTACGGCAACTTCCCCATCACCGTCGACGTGGCCTACCGCTGGCAGGACGACGGGTCGCTCGATCTGGAAGTGCTGGTCGAGGTGCGCAGCGGCCATCTGATGTTCGTGCGCGCCATGCGCGAGCTGCCCTTCCAGTCCGACCTGGACGTCGCGATCCGGCTCGAGGGCCTGGATGGCTCGCTCCACGAGCTCGACGAGCACGTGGTGATCCGCGAGCGGACCCTCGAGGATGCCACTTTCCAGGATCGCGTCCACAACCTGGCCTTCCTGCTCGCGAACGTGACCGCCCCCGGCGGCGATCTGGGCGTGCGCGTGGTAGACCGCCATCAGGAGCGGCGGGGTGCCCGCGGCTTCCGCGATCGCCCGAATGCCTTCAGCGAGATGCATTGCTACTGGGTGGCCCCGGAACCTCCCTCGGACTTCGCGGGCTTCTCGCTGGGCGATCCGCTGTTCCTGCGGGGCTACCGGGACGTGGATATCTTCGGTCGCAGCATCCTGCGGGACGTCGACGAGGCGCGCGCCGCCATGCTGGAGCACCTGCACCTGGGACGTCTGTACGGACTGCGGCAGAGATTCCTGCAGTTCGCCTACGAGGTCTATCCGCCCGACGAGAACCGGGCCGACGTGCTCACGCACGACGGCCTGCTGGTACAGGTCGTCTCCCGGGAACTTCGTTTTTCCGTCACCGATACGCTCGCCTTCGACGACACGCAGCGGACCAACCTGGGCCTGGGCCGGCCGGTCATGGTCTTCCACGAGATCGACGTGGAATCGCTGCCGCCCGGCGCCTACCTGCTGAGCTGCGCGCCGCTGGACGGCAAGGGCCGGCCCTGGGTGACGGAGTTCGACGTCGTGTGGAGCATGAGCGTGCCGCGCCGCCGCGGCGACGAGGAGCTGGCCGTCGCCCGCCTGTTGCTGCCGCCGGACGCGGTGGCCGCCTTCGGGGGCGCCGACCCGGTCGGCCGCACGGACATGCTCGACGCCTTCTGGGCGCCGCTCGATCCCGAGCCCGACACGCCGCAGAACGAGGCCTGGATCGAGTTCCAGGAACGCATCGGCTACGTCCGGCAGCATCTGGGCGGCTTCAGCCTGGACGGCTCGCTGGATCCGCGCGCCGAGGTCTACCTGCGCCTGGGCACGCCGTCGCGCGTCGTCTTCGAGCGGGATCCTTCCAACGAATCCCTGCGCACGGATCCGCATCAGGACAAGTGGACGGATTTCAAGGGGTTCGTTGATTCCTACCAGGGCATGAACACCATCTCGGTCGGCGGCGTGTCGCCGAGCATGTCCGGCGACAAGTCCGCCACGAGCGACATGAGCGTGCAGCATCCGGGACGCGGCCAGACGACCGGCCGCTTCCCCGGCTCGCGCACCGAACCCCTGATCGGAACCTACCAGCACCGGCTGGCGCGGCACTCCCGGGGCAATACCTTCACGCAGGAGCCGGTGTCGGAGACCTGGGTCTACGCGCACGGCGGCTTCCCGCTCTTCCCGCACACCTGGTCCGACTGCGTGCCGCGCGGCTTCCAGTTCGTCTTTCTGCCCGAAAAGGGAAGCTATCACCTGCTGCGGGTCGGCGAGCCGGCGCCCGAGGACTAG